A window of the Comamonas sp. Y33R10-2 genome harbors these coding sequences:
- a CDS encoding FtsX-like permease family protein, which yields MPLLHLLRTFSWQELRQHPWRTATALIAIMLGVALGFAVHVINQSALDEFSRAVRSVNGQPDLQLHTMQGGLPLSLYPQVAKLQGVAAAVPWLETSVLLPTNKSRPATGDANARSTQGSTQGTPLRVLGSDALKLAPVAPALMPRLFEGGNRLDLFAPDAVFLNSAALQVLNLSAEQAVNTPIQWLLNGQPQQLRIAGTVAATGAPIAVMDIAALQQKLQQFERIDRIDLLLTDHSDRSQITTELHALSAWQSQMLIQQPSDDQQRVAEMSRAYRVNLTVLALVALFTGAFLVFSVLALSVAQRAPQFALLAVLGATPHQRMAVVLLEALALGVLGSFAGIALGGALAWLALQVLGGDLGGGFFAGVQPALNLSPVAALVFGLLGIAATLAGAWWPARAAMDLPPSATLKGLGHTHEKEPRLWPALLLLLGSVALAFMPPIAGIPLAAYLAVGLLLLGGMAALPWLLGAMLGLVPAQLSRQPLAMLAFERARRMRHATTVAVGGVVASLSLAVALTVMVTSFRASMMEWLDAVLPAPLYVRAAGGSSRVDAALLPADAALRVSQLPGVERALPMRSSQLVLSPERPAVSLLLRPLKEDSAGQRPMQLPWIEGPMIKGPITAPSSGTPVHISEAVAQLYDLKIGDEWPLLSKAFSHQVKAEKGPIATFYIASIWRDYVRQFGAVALDWQDYLALMEGSGDTGNAAQISELAVWPTPSSTLASTNLQTGLQTAIEQAITTPGQAAPALEFVSSTSLRERSLRIFDRSFAVTYWLQAVAIGIGLFGIAASFSAQVLARRKEFGLLAHLGLTRRNVLSVVAAEGLAWTTLGAIAGTLLGLGVAVILVHVVNPQSFHWTMALRLPAVRLLSLCAAVVLAGVITAWLAGRKAASADAVLAVKEDW from the coding sequence GTGCCTCTACTTCATCTGCTTCGCACCTTTTCTTGGCAAGAGCTGCGCCAGCACCCTTGGCGCACAGCCACGGCGCTGATCGCCATCATGCTGGGCGTGGCGCTGGGCTTTGCCGTGCATGTCATCAACCAGTCAGCGCTGGATGAATTCTCGCGTGCGGTGCGCAGTGTCAATGGTCAGCCAGACTTGCAGTTGCACACCATGCAAGGAGGGCTGCCACTGTCGCTTTACCCGCAAGTGGCCAAGCTGCAAGGCGTTGCTGCAGCCGTGCCTTGGTTGGAGACTTCGGTACTTTTACCTACAAACAAGAGCCGTCCCGCCACAGGCGATGCCAATGCACGCAGCACGCAAGGATCAACCCAAGGCACGCCCTTGCGCGTGTTGGGCAGCGATGCGCTAAAGCTTGCGCCCGTTGCCCCCGCATTGATGCCGCGTTTGTTTGAAGGAGGCAACCGGCTCGATCTGTTTGCACCCGATGCGGTGTTTCTCAACTCAGCGGCCTTGCAGGTGCTGAACCTGAGCGCAGAGCAAGCTGTTAACACCCCTATCCAATGGCTGCTTAACGGCCAGCCTCAGCAGCTGCGCATTGCTGGCACAGTGGCCGCCACAGGCGCTCCCATTGCAGTGATGGACATTGCTGCGCTTCAGCAAAAACTGCAGCAGTTTGAGCGCATAGACCGCATTGATTTGCTGCTGACGGACCACAGCGACCGCAGTCAGATCACCACTGAGCTACACGCTCTTTCCGCGTGGCAAAGCCAGATGCTGATTCAGCAACCCAGCGATGATCAGCAACGCGTGGCTGAGATGTCTCGCGCCTACCGCGTCAACCTTACAGTGCTGGCGCTGGTGGCATTGTTTACTGGCGCGTTTTTGGTGTTCTCCGTACTGGCGCTTAGCGTCGCGCAGCGTGCGCCGCAGTTTGCGCTTCTCGCCGTTTTGGGGGCCACTCCACACCAGCGCATGGCTGTGGTTTTACTAGAGGCTTTAGCGCTGGGCGTTTTAGGCAGCTTCGCGGGTATTGCACTGGGCGGCGCCCTTGCCTGGCTGGCGCTGCAAGTGCTGGGCGGCGATTTGGGGGGCGGTTTTTTTGCGGGCGTGCAGCCCGCGCTGAACTTAAGCCCTGTGGCCGCACTGGTGTTTGGACTGCTCGGCATTGCAGCCACGCTGGCAGGTGCATGGTGGCCTGCACGTGCTGCTATGGATTTACCGCCCTCAGCCACGCTCAAAGGCTTGGGGCACACGCATGAAAAAGAGCCGCGCCTGTGGCCCGCCTTGCTACTACTGCTCGGCAGTGTTGCGCTGGCCTTTATGCCGCCCATCGCAGGCATACCGCTGGCCGCCTACTTAGCCGTGGGCTTGCTACTGCTGGGAGGTATGGCGGCGCTGCCTTGGCTGCTGGGTGCGATGCTGGGTCTGGTTCCTGCCCAGCTGTCACGCCAGCCACTGGCCATGCTGGCGTTTGAGCGTGCGCGCCGCATGCGCCACGCAACCACCGTGGCCGTAGGCGGTGTGGTGGCCAGCCTGAGTCTGGCCGTGGCACTGACCGTCATGGTCACCAGCTTTCGCGCCAGCATGATGGAGTGGCTGGATGCTGTATTGCCCGCCCCCTTATATGTGCGCGCTGCAGGTGGCTCCAGCCGCGTGGATGCAGCGCTTTTGCCTGCCGACGCGGCGCTGCGCGTCAGCCAGCTGCCGGGGGTTGAGCGAGCCCTACCCATGCGCAGCAGCCAACTGGTGCTAAGCCCTGAGCGCCCGGCTGTTAGCCTGCTGCTGCGTCCTTTGAAAGAAGATTCAGCGGGACAGCGCCCCATGCAACTGCCTTGGATTGAAGGGCCAATGATTAAAGGGCCAATAACTGCGCCCAGCAGCGGCACACCGGTTCATATCAGCGAGGCTGTGGCCCAGCTTTATGACTTGAAAATCGGTGATGAGTGGCCACTGCTTTCAAAGGCTTTTAGCCATCAAGTCAAGGCAGAAAAAGGACCTATAGCTACTTTTTACATAGCATCTATCTGGCGCGACTATGTTCGCCAGTTCGGTGCTGTGGCGCTGGACTGGCAGGACTATCTGGCGCTAATGGAAGGTTCAGGCGATACAGGCAATGCAGCGCAGATCAGCGAACTAGCCGTCTGGCCCACACCCAGCAGCACACTCGCATCAACCAATTTACAAACCGGCTTGCAAACCGCCATCGAGCAAGCGATCACCACTCCGGGGCAAGCAGCGCCAGCGCTGGAGTTTGTCAGCAGCACATCTTTGCGCGAGAGATCGCTGCGCATCTTTGACCGCAGCTTTGCCGTGACTTACTGGCTGCAAGCCGTGGCCATTGGCATCGGTTTGTTCGGTATTGCCGCAAGCTTTAGCGCGCAAGTGTTGGCACGGCGCAAAGAGTTTGGATTGCTGGCACACCTAGGCCTCACCCGCCGCAATGTGCTGAGCGTGGTGGCCGCAGAAGGATTGGCTTGGACCACACTGGGCGCCATTGCCGGCACGCTGCTGGGGCTGGGTGTGGCGGTGATTTTGGTGCACGTGGTCAACCCACAAAGCTTTCATTGGACGATGGCGCTGCGCCTGCCCGCCGTGCGTCTGCTCAGTCTGTGTGCTGCGGTAGTACTTGCAGGCGTTATTACGGCGTGGCTGGCTGGGCGAAAAGCGGCCAGTGCTGATGCCGTTCTCGCTGTCAAAGAAGACTGGTAA
- a CDS encoding TonB-dependent receptor domain-containing protein, giving the protein MHSSLSLTAQGLRTPVSAFALISAPAPFFTSSRLTWVAAAAMSVCAATAFAQTERRMAETVVTATRSAVAVDDALADVSVISAKQIEAMAPARSAAELLQRLGGGIQMTGNGGRGAAQSVFLRGTASTQSLLLIDGVRYGSATMAAPVLDNLPLEMIDRIEVVKGPASAIYGSEAIGGVIQIFTKRGKDADKPFLGNGSVTAGENGYKAASAGMRGAQGGFDYQLNVNRLVDHGFSGTNAKAGLYTYNPDRDSFAQTSVNLGLGYALSQDWRIDSNFLQSDGRIHTDSGLGSNPYAELKTRVAKLKLSGKVQPNWTTSVSVGQSRDEQKNFGSPYGNSFFNTTQLEYKWDNEIATRLGTVLVGAERLEQKVDVSSDYAMTRRNINAVFLGLNGSAGNHSWQGNVRRDDNSQFGGMTTYGLSYGYELAKGLRAYASHGKSMRAPSFNDLYYVDALYPMYNGNPNLRPEEGKNNEIGLQWSRGVQRAKLLHFDNKVSNLIAIGSTGMTNLMGQTRLRGWSLEYGINVDGWNASMNYDYLDAKQADGKPLNRRAKNQLALNLNKRVGDWKLGGSLLHASSRKDTDYNTYSSVTLPAYTIVDLYAEYRINPEWSLQARVANVGNKHYESVYGFNQLGRAGYLTLKWAMR; this is encoded by the coding sequence ATGCATAGCTCTCTTTCCCTAACGGCACAAGGCCTTCGTACGCCGGTGTCTGCTTTCGCGCTTATCTCTGCGCCAGCTCCTTTCTTCACTTCATCGCGCCTGACTTGGGTTGCTGCGGCGGCAATGTCTGTTTGCGCAGCCACTGCCTTTGCTCAAACAGAGCGGCGCATGGCTGAAACCGTGGTGACTGCCACGCGTTCTGCGGTGGCTGTTGATGACGCTTTGGCCGATGTGAGCGTGATCTCCGCAAAGCAAATTGAGGCGATGGCGCCGGCCCGTTCAGCTGCAGAGTTGCTGCAGCGTCTGGGCGGCGGCATACAGATGACTGGCAATGGCGGTCGTGGAGCTGCGCAAAGCGTGTTTCTGCGCGGCACGGCAAGCACACAGTCTTTGCTGCTCATTGATGGCGTGCGTTATGGCTCTGCCACCATGGCGGCTCCGGTTCTTGATAACTTGCCGTTGGAGATGATTGATCGCATCGAAGTGGTGAAGGGCCCAGCTTCTGCGATCTATGGCAGTGAAGCTATTGGCGGCGTTATTCAAATTTTCACCAAGCGCGGCAAGGATGCAGACAAGCCATTTCTGGGTAATGGGTCTGTGACCGCTGGAGAGAACGGCTACAAGGCAGCATCTGCCGGCATGCGTGGGGCACAGGGCGGTTTTGACTATCAGCTCAACGTCAATCGTCTGGTCGATCATGGGTTTTCTGGTACCAATGCCAAGGCGGGCCTCTACACCTACAACCCGGATCGCGATAGCTTTGCGCAAACCTCCGTGAACTTGGGCTTGGGCTACGCCTTGAGCCAAGATTGGCGCATCGACAGCAATTTTTTGCAGTCCGATGGTCGCATTCACACCGATTCGGGTCTGGGCTCCAACCCTTATGCCGAATTGAAGACGCGTGTGGCAAAACTCAAGCTCTCCGGTAAGGTGCAGCCCAACTGGACGACATCGGTGTCGGTAGGCCAGTCGCGCGATGAGCAAAAGAACTTCGGCTCGCCGTATGGCAATAGCTTCTTCAATACCACCCAGCTTGAATACAAGTGGGACAACGAGATAGCAACGCGACTGGGTACGGTGCTGGTTGGTGCTGAGCGACTGGAGCAAAAGGTGGATGTGTCCAGCGACTATGCAATGACACGCCGCAATATCAATGCCGTCTTTTTGGGACTCAACGGCAGCGCTGGCAACCATTCGTGGCAAGGCAATGTGCGGCGTGACGATAACTCCCAGTTCGGCGGCATGACGACCTATGGTTTGAGCTACGGCTACGAGCTTGCTAAGGGTCTGAGAGCCTACGCCTCGCATGGCAAGAGCATGCGCGCGCCGTCGTTCAATGATCTGTACTACGTGGATGCTTTATATCCCATGTACAACGGCAACCCGAATCTGCGCCCAGAAGAAGGCAAGAACAACGAGATTGGTCTGCAATGGAGCCGAGGTGTACAGCGTGCCAAGTTGCTGCACTTTGACAACAAGGTAAGTAACCTGATTGCTATTGGCAGCACGGGCATGACGAATCTGATGGGGCAGACTCGCCTCAGGGGTTGGAGTCTGGAGTACGGCATCAATGTAGATGGCTGGAATGCGTCGATGAACTACGACTACCTCGATGCCAAGCAAGCCGATGGCAAGCCTTTGAATCGCCGCGCCAAAAATCAGCTGGCGCTCAATTTGAACAAGCGTGTCGGTGACTGGAAGCTCGGCGGTAGCCTGCTGCATGCCAGCAGCCGCAAAGACACGGACTACAACACCTATTCCAGCGTCACCTTGCCTGCCTACACCATCGTGGATTTGTATGCCGAGTACCGCATCAACCCAGAGTGGTCGCTGCAGGCACGCGTAGCCAATGTGGGCAACAAGCACTATGAAAGTGTTTACGGCTTCAATCAGCTCGGCCGTGCGGGTTATCTGACCCTGAAGTGGGCCATGCGTTGA